AAAAAATATTGCTCGATTAATCATACCCTCCTACCATAATACAAATGATCGCAAGTTTCTCCATCAATATCTGCGACATGTGGCATTAAGCCCCAGCGTTCGAAACTAAATTTCGCTAGTAATTTCAGACTAGCCAAATTAGCAGCCAACAAAATGGCAAACAAGCTCTTAAATTGATACTTAGGAGCTTCACAAATCACAAACTGCATTAGCTGTGAGCCAATTCCTTTTTGCAAATGCTCTTCATGAATGTAATAACTCACCTCAGCAGCAGATTGCAGAGCTCTTCGTCCTGCTCGGTAAGGACTGAAACAGATCCAACCAAGAATGCCACTTTCCTCTGCTACAAACACAGGATAC
The sequence above is drawn from the Labilibaculum sp. DW002 genome and encodes:
- a CDS encoding GNAT family N-acetyltransferase; its protein translation is MKIRLATQSDLPAINEIYNQAVRKRYCTADLDEISMEQRTKWFDGHRPEEYPVFVAEESGILGWICFSPYRAGRRALQSAAEVSYYIHEEHLQKGIGSQLMQFVICEAPKYQFKSLFAILLAANLASLKLLAKFSFERWGLMPHVADIDGETCDHLYYGRRV